A portion of the Malania oleifera isolate guangnan ecotype guangnan chromosome 3, ASM2987363v1, whole genome shotgun sequence genome contains these proteins:
- the LOC131151223 gene encoding uncharacterized protein LOC131151223, whose protein sequence is MRCGRQGHKARDCRLIGNSGTSQQSYRGNTQAQRGAHQGGTAQARVYSLTPGDAENAGDVVTGMDWLSASYASIDCRRREVIFRQPGQQEFKFLGLCVRSAPQILLALQARRLLLVGCQGYMAFVKDMSTKERNLENIALVREFPDVFLEDLPGLPPDCEVEFSIELATDTTSILKALYHITPAKLRELKEHLQKLLDKGYIRLSVSSWGAPERIRAMQKEDPELVKLMEGVYSGLKLNFSISSDEILRFHHRVCVSNNSIIKWVILEEAHYSLYTIHPGSTKMYRNLRESFWLSNMEREIARFVEQYLTCQQVKAEHQRPAGPLHPLAIPEWKWEHISMDFVMGLPVVVHGKNAIWVVVDQLTKTAYFIPIRVSHSLNRMDPGSSGMNAGEDRPGPSSIGGGDTNAVLRSVTQQDIEEMLAVLPCMDEQKVAFATFKLKGEAKRW, encoded by the exons atgcggtgtggtaggcaGGGACATAAGGCTAGAGATTGTCGCCTGATAGGAAACAGTGGAACCTCGCAACAGTCATACAGAGGAAATACTCAGGCGCAGCGTGGTGCTCACCAAGGGGGTAcagcccaggctagggtgtattctctgacaCCTGGCGACGCAGAGAAtgctggtgatgtagtcacag ggatggattggctatctgccagttatgccagtatcgattgtcgTAGAAGGGAGGTGATATTTAGACAACCAGGGCAGCAGGAATTTAAGTTCctaggattgtgtgtgcgttctgcaccacagatccttttaGCTTTGCAAGCTAGGAGGTTACTCCTGGTGGGTTGCCAAGGGTATATGGCATTTGTTAAAGACATGTCGACTAAAGAACGTAACCTGGAGAATATTGCATTAGtgcgcgagttccctgacgtgtttctagaggacttgccaggattaCCTCCGGACTGTGAAGTAGAATTCTCTATAGAGTTAGCTACAGATACGACATCAATTTTGAAAGCTCTATATCACATAACTCCAGCTAAattaagagagttgaaagaacattTGCAGAAGCtactagacaaggggtacattcgacttAGTGTTTCttcctggggagcacca GAGAGGATCCGTGCGAtgcagaaggaggatccagaattagttAAGCTTATGGAAGGAGTTTATAGTGGGTTGAAGCTGAATTTTAGTATCTCCAGTGATGAGATATTGAGATTTCACCACAGGGTTTGTGTATCGAATAATTCCATAATTAAATGGGTCATTCTTGAAGAGGCACACTATTCGCTCTACACcatacatcctggtagtacgaagatgtaccggAATTTGAGGGAGTCCTTCTGGTTGTCCAACATGGaaagagagatcgcccgtttTGTAGAGCAGTACCTGACTTGTCAGCAGGTCaaagcagagcaccagaggccagcaggaccacttcacCCACTTGCcatccccgagtggaagtgggagcacatttcgatggattttgtgatgggatTACCTGTGGTGGTGCATGGgaagaatgctatatgggttgtggtAGATCAGCTGACGAAGACTGCatatttcattccaatcagagtcagccaTTCTCTGAATAG gatggatccaggaagcaGCGGCATGAATGCTGGGGAggacaggccaggaccttccagcataggtggaggagatactaATGCTGTGTtgcgcagtgtcactcagcag gatatcgaggAGATGTTGGCGGTGCTTCCGTGtatggatgagcagaaggtagcatttgctaCTTTTAAACTGaaaggggaggcaaagcgctggtag